In Vicia villosa cultivar HV-30 ecotype Madison, WI unplaced genomic scaffold, Vvil1.0 ctg.000477F_1_1_3, whole genome shotgun sequence, a single window of DNA contains:
- the LOC131628768 gene encoding SAGA-associated factor 11-like — protein MSVPDEENLSTQSQISSHFFCDLIDSIIVDVASECHRIAKLGLDANLDEEDEELKLSAQARARLADPSNSNDTNGKYVVDIFGQTHPTVANEIFQCMNCNRSIVAGKFAPHLEKCMGKGRKARVKVTTSSSGSGAQNQYTRGRSVNRLASGNPSFAGDEHSNSAVN, from the exons ATGTCAGTTCCTGACGAGGAAAATTTGTCGACACAGTCGCAG ATTTCATCTCACTTTTTCTGTGATCTCATCGATTCCATTATAGTTGATGTGGCATCAGAGTGTCATAGAATAGCGAAGCTGGGGCTTGATGCTAAtttggatgaagaagatgaagaattgaAGTTGTCggcacaagccagggctagattGGCTGATCCTAGTAATAGTAATGACACAAATGGCAAGTATGTGGTTGACATATTCGGACAAACTCATCCCACCGTAGCAAATGAAATATTCCAATGCATGAATTGTAACCGGTCTATCGTGGCAGGGAAGTTTGCTCCTCATTTAGAAAAGTGCATGGGGAAG GGTAGGAAGGCTCGTGTGAAGGTAACGACGAGCAGCTCCGGATCAGGCGCACAGAACCAGTATACACGAGGCAGGAGCGTGAATCGGTTGGCAAGTGGAAACCCTAGTTTTGCAGGTGACGAGCACTCAAACTCAGCCGTGAACTAG